The sequence AATCTGAATATCATAAACCAATACCAGACTAATGCATAGCTCTTAGCTACTGTGAATAAATTCTACAAAGGCCAAGCATGAGATCAAAGATTTGACACATTCGaggcaaaaataaataaaatgaagaCAGAGAGCGATGGGGAATTTAGAAGAGAAAAATATCTAACTAGAAGATGAAGGGTCCTTtctctctcttatctctctcGAATctttcagagagagagagtttcatCTTTCTCGCCGTGAAGAATCAACGGGATGGTGATGTGTTTCTTCACCGATTCGCCGGATTCTCATCGGCATCGACTCCCGGCGTTCGGGCTTTGACTCTGGCAAGCGACGGTTTCGTTAAACGTCGTCTTGGCCGGCTTTTCTTCCGGCAAGCGGCGGCTTCCACAGCGTTGATCTTGGCCGGCTTTCTCTCCGGCATACGATGGCTTCTTCAGCGCCGTATTGGCCGGCTTACCTTCATCCTATCATCGTTTCATCTCCGATGTTGGGTCGTTTTTTTTACACCGGATTTGTCCGTGTTGTTTGTTTAGTTTTTCAGTTTTCTTTGAGCGTTTAATTGTCTCTCGTCGTTGTTGGTGCGGTTTGATCTGGAGCTTCCTGTTTCCGGTGTGTTCCGGTGGAGTGCTCGGTTAAACGCTCCGTCGGCGAGCTTCTGGCCGGTGACGTGGGTGACGTTTTCGCTTCTGTGCCACATGTCGTCTTCGTTCTTCTCGGAGCAGCACGTGGCTATGTGCTGTCGGCGAACCGTTATTGTTCATCCTTTGGGCTTCTTGCTGGTTGGGCTTTAAAGTTTACCCCTGTTTGCGTTTTTTCTTTTGGATCCTTTGTGTTGGGTCCTGTTTGTATTATATTCTGGTCTTTGTTGTTTTTTGGATCTTTTAATTTCAATAATAAAgagatggcaaaaaaaaaaaaaagtggccTCAAATTGTCTGAAATTGAAAAGCCACCAAATATGGCCATTGGTATTTTTAATAGGCACATTAATTCACATTCCAACATAGGGTTCCACTATAAGGGGACACAGCCTCTCAGCCATCCTTTTCTTATCATTCTTGTATACTTCTATTTTCTGTTCCATGGAGAAAGCAGTTAAGTTTCATCTACAGTAATTTACACAAACAATATGATTCTTTCTTAATTTGCAATTGAACAGAATATTGTCCCATGTTAATTTTAAAgtgttttcagttttattttgtatCGTTATGTTAGACATAGATTactagttttatatttattgcTATGTTTTAAACAGATgtacaaaacaagaaaatgttatTCTAAAACTACTAATAAGGACTAAAATTATTTGAATGCTGTAATAGTTTTGCAAATAAATAGAAAATGCTCTGGAGTTTTTCAATTAGGTatctaaactaaaaaataattttattttagttaaatgtGTATTGAATCAGTACACAACATATATCATAAAAGTTTAAAGTGTTGAGAATATttagttttagttatttttctacacgtaattttttattattattattaaaaaaatattaataaatatctatataaaGATCCTTGAAAACAATGGACATCTAGTTCAAGaaacataattattttcaatAAATGAATCGGCTAGCAAGAGCAGAAGTTAGACATGTAAACCTAACGCTAATGATGGTGTCTTCTCTTCCTGAAGAAAATCTCATGATACATGACGCgtattgttttctttgtttccACCACCATATATAGAACTTAATGTTGTTTTCTGTTGGTTGTAAAGTAAGTCCGTCGCGTTTTTTTTCACTTCAATATGATCATGGCTTTTATTATCGATTAATAATCTAAAGTCCTAATATTACAAATTTACCACGACAGgtttctatatataaatatagtgaCATGCAATCACTCATTTTTGTATTACTTGAATAAACACAACCAATAATACATTTTTGATTGATTGCAGATGGAGACacctattatttttttataacgttTGCATGATGTAATAATACTAAAATAGCtcacaaaaaaataataccaatattatagtttttgtgtgtgtatgtaaaagtattaaTGACTTGGGTTGGATGTACCGCGTGTGTGTGCCATGATGTTACTCGAGATCAACCATGCAAGTTCCACATTTAGTAATAGTTTCTATCATGGCCGGTTTCACTTTcatgtaataattttttttgaattcttgttttttttctatacAACCCTCGAGTTTTTTTGTAACCGAATATATTGTGGATTAAAATCAACACCGTTCTCAAAATCAGTAGAAAACAAATTAGTGAATTACGtattttattacaatttgaacaAAACACAGAAGACGAAAATTAATCTCCAACAATGTATAATGATTAAATTctcaaaacaataaaaacacATCATCGCAaagttacaaaaacaaaataaaataaaaacacattgtAGAAtcattatgtttttatatatgctGCTAACCTTCTATTATatctattataatatttttgacgTATACATCTCCAATATCTATTAGCTTTAAGTTATATATGGTCATAATATGAATGACATTTATAATAATTGTATGGCTGAAAAGAGGAAAACAAGCGAAATATAATCTTAAGTGGATATATAAGGATGATATTCATCTAAAGAGATTGTATTTGTGTTTGAGGCAACTTCTTGAATGGTGGTGGGTTGGTGGGGGCATCTTCCATGTTCTCCCCCAAATGCTTTGATATCTCAAcgcttctttttattttattacaaaaaacgCTCGTGATCATGggacactaatttttttttttggtattaatAATAGACTTGTTAAATAAATacagacaatttttttttttaaagatgaaatagaattttattttgtttctgtttCTCTCTTTTGTTCCATTACGTGGTAGTTATCCAAGCTTGGTTTTGTGTCGTTGTATAATAGCTTTAtaccttttatattttatatacatgttGTTAATAATTCAAAACAATAGCTAAAAACTCTTGCCACATATATCATCTATATTTGTGGATTTATATAGTTCCATGGATTGTTCTATAAAATAtctcttgttttttcttttttgcttttTACATGAAAGGTCTCTTAAGGGCATATATCTTGTCAAGTAGTAGAAAGTGGAGTATATATCACGAGCGCAATTACAAAATAGGCAAAATAAAtctgaagaaaagaaaagatggaTCACATGGTTGTGGGTCCATTTAAATGGGCCCATAGAATAAAAAGGCCCACTTAAGTAATGgttcaaaagcaaaaaaaaaacttagaaaatgaCGGGTAGGGTGATTTAGACGAACAAAATAAATGGACAAGTAGAGATGACTGTTAGTACATAAATGTGATCGGGTCAAGTAGGCATCGACTAGTCCATTTACCAAATTGGTCTCCTTGTTCTATCAATTTCAAAATCGTTTGGTCTCATTTCTTGGGATCCTAATTCGATATCTTGTTCCCCATGATTCGTGTCCTCTCACATATCATATGCTTTTTGTAAATATCAAACGAAtcaatgaaatataaaatataaattttgtttgtaGCTTCAATGCTGACCTTAGATTCTTCTAATGGGTTTCAAAACAATTTAATGGGCTTCATCCATTGGGCTTCGATGGAAGAAGTTTACAATAGAATAATTACTCTTTAATTCTACCAGATCAAGAGGCTCGGTGACTAATAAAAAGTTGTTAATGGGCTAACGTTTTTATTCGTGTTATGAGGATAACAAATCAAACAAGAAACTAGAGAAACTCGAAAGTATTacagaagaagaacaagttcaaGAGCATGTTTGCTAGAAagttctcttcttcctctgcaatggcaattacaaaaaataagacCATAAACATGTCTGCTTATTTGATCAAACTTTCATCCCAACAGAGTAGTAGACTGGTAGTGCCACAGAAAGGTCTTGGCAGTTCTACTTGCGAGGAGCTTTCTTCTTTCCCGCAATGGCAACTCTCTTACCCTTCTTAGTGCGAGCATTAGTCTTGGTTCTTTGACCTCTGCAAGGCATCCCATGTCTATGTCTACTTCCTCTGTAACAGTCTACTTCCACCAGTCTCTGTATCTCCGATCCAACACGCCTCCTCTTCATACCAACAACAATCATGGAAACAAAACAAGctttaaaaaatcaaagaaaGTATATGATTCTGAGAAAAGGGTTTTTACCAATTCATCACCATGTTGGTGCATGCCAACTTCTTCACGGAGGTCAATGAGTTCTTTACCAGTTAAGTCTCTGGCAAGTTTGTTGGTGATACCGAGCCCACAGAGAACCTGGTGAGACTTACGGCGACCTATTCCGTAAACTTCTTGAAGACCGGTCTTGAGGGGCTTGTGGTTTGGAACCTCTGCGTTTCCCACACGGATTCCTTGCACACGCAATCCATGAAACTACAGAGAAAGAGACCAAAGTAAATGGTTTTACAATACTTGGAAAACAAGGTAATGGCTTTAATAATTTTTGATTCACACAAGCTTAGTAACAAGTTTAGTTTCATCGAGTACTGATATTTCAATTTACtaaaaactttaataaaattttgtttttaacaatttaggaattgatgttaaaaaaaaacaattacaatTTAAGAGCCGCTCTTAAAATTTTAGGGACGGCCACACAGAATAGTCCCACATCAGATTTTcgagtaatatataagggacttggACAATTCAGACCGATTAGTTTTAAGTTGGATTAATATATAATCAATGCTTCCTTAAGAATTATCAATCCATTTTTTCCACAGAACAACTATGGAAAGGGTTGTTCGATGCTACATATCAAGCAAACGCTCCAGGAGAAATCCAATTCTAGTTTCAGCGAACAGTTAAAAGTCAAATGCTGAATCGATTCGATCTAATGAATCCCTAATTTTGAAGAAGATGGGAATGTCAGGAACCCTACTACATCGACGAGAATTCGAATTCGAGTTCGAGAGAGGAGATGAGGAACTCACCGATAGATTACGAAGCAGAGACTGGCTATGGTCAAACAAAGACGCCGCGGATCTGCGTAAACCAAACATCGTAGGTAGAAAGAAACTGTGTTGTTTCCAGAGATTCACGGCGAAGGAAGGAGAGAAAGGGTTTAAAGATTCAGTTCCAAACCGCCGTTCACGTTTACCGCGTTTTCAACCAAACGCAAACGCGTCTCTGCTTCCTACTTTCTACTCCGACTCTCTGAGGCTCATACTTCGCGCTTTTAATTTATTAGGAAAGGCCTCGAATCCCATAAGCTATATAAGTAATATTAGTTCTGTGAAAGTTGGTTTAAAGCTCAGCCCATTTTTTATGAATGTTATAAAGAAACCACCGTTCATGTTTTAGTAGGAACTTGCGTAATTGGTCAAGATCTTTCTTTCTGCTGGAAAGTAAATATCATTTCAGAGATTGACGTTGAAGTTTACAAGATGTGATTAACAAATTATAAGACCTTTTAACTTTGTTATGCtgaaaagtaaatataaaatctaGGTCTGGACGTTCGGGTTTTTGGGTTGGGTTCAGAGCGGTTTCTTTCGGGTCTGGATCTTTCGGGTCTGGGTCTTTTGGATCCTAAATATTTAGACCCAATAGGTATTTAAAAAttttcggttcggattcgaATCGGTTCTTCTCGGATCCGGATCGGTTCgggtctataattaaaatacccaCAAAATATTCGTAATTATTCGGATCCATATCGAGTCCTGGTTGGGTTCGGGTATTTAGTATCTGAAAAGGAATGACATACCCAATTCCATCAaatttagttaatatttattttatatatcaaaaaatttacaaactaacttaaatgaaacttttttttttgaatgaatgttaaatttgtattCATCAAAAAAGCCATTTTACATCAAGTGTAGACCTTAATAGGAAAATCTTATCTTTTGCAACTTATACTTTTAAGGATTAATTATCTACACTCTTGTACTAAACCAATATTGAAGAGCATTCTCCATACCCTTTCCTCCTTTCAATCTCATTATGCTTAGCTTGTTCCTAACTCCTTTGTTAATCCGCTTCTTCATTACTTCCAAAGGTAAAGGCTTCTCACCATGTCTTATTTTGTTTCTCTCCATCCATACTGTGTGAACAATAGTTTGGAAAGCATATAGAGTACATAAAGATCTCTTCTTGTCATTATCAACCCGTAATAACAACACCACAACTTCCGACCAGTCTGTAGTAAAATCTCTTCCAAGAATCCCCTTTATAAGATGCTCCCAAATCTGAGAGGTGTATAAGCATTCAAAGAACAAGTGATTGCGGGATTCTCCAGCACTCTTGCAAAGAATACATGTAACATCCACACCACACCTTGACTCCATTTCTCAATTCTATCCATAGTTGCAAGTCTATTAAGCATTGCTAGCCAAGCCAAGAAAGCAAACTTAGGAGTGGCTTGCGCAAACCATATACCTCTCCCCCAACTACAATGAGTATGTTCCTCTCTTAGTAACTCTCAGGTCTTCAGAGTTGAAAATTTCTCTTTAAATCCTGATTTATACTTCCATAGACACACATCTTCTAAATTTTCGCTTATCTTCTCTTCTACTTTAGTCAGCTTTGCCTCCACTTCAGTTAGCAACGTATTTCGATGCTTTCTTCTTCTGGCTTTAAGCACTGCTTCTTCCACTGTTGCTTCATTTCTTATTCCCATGACTAGAGCTCCTCTTTCACCCAACCTCTCAAATAAAATCCCTTTAGAAGACCAATTCTCATACCAAAAGGAAGTGCTTCTGCCATTTCCTATCTTTTTCTTATAGAACCTCTTAGCTGTGTCTCTTTGCTTCAATAATTTCCTCCACATCCAAGATCCAGCCTGAGTATTCTTCTTCACTTCCCAGAAACATTTCCTCTTTAGTAAGTTATTTTTGATCCACTTCCCCCAAAGAGAATCCCATGTTAACAACCTCCATATTAATTTCAGACCAGCAACCTTATTCACTTCCTTCAAAGCTCTGATTCCCATCCCTCCTTCACATTTAAGTTTACAAATATCCTTCCACGCTACCTTTGCACCTGTGCTTTTCAGTTCCGGACCTGTCCAAAGAAATGAGGCACAGAGCTGTTCGACTTCTTTTATACACCCACTCGGTAACCTGAATACAGATGCCCAAAAGTTTATTATGCTTATCAACACAGCCTTAATTAATTGTACTCTGCCAGCATAAGATAGATATCTGCAAGTCCAAGTGCTTATTCTGCTTCTGACTCTCTCTACTAGTGGCAAGTAATCTTGCTTTCTCATAGCTCtcttaaataaaactattaataattaaaataaaatattttaaactctaattttacattttaaagctTTCTATTacttaaaaaatgttaaaaaataataacaaacattgttaacaaaagatatttcaactaaataatatatataaaatagaacacaaaaaacatcatagttttagatataaatgtttttaagtCGGGTACAAATCAGTTCTTATCGGGTCGGGTTTATTCGGG comes from Brassica rapa cultivar Chiifu-401-42 chromosome A02, CAAS_Brap_v3.01, whole genome shotgun sequence and encodes:
- the LOC103853096 gene encoding small ribosomal subunit protein S13, mitochondrial; the protein is MFGLRRSAASLFDHSQSLLRNLSFHGLRVQGIRVGNAEVPNHKPLKTGLQEVYGIGRRKSHQVLCGLGITNKLARDLTGKELIDLREEVGMHQHGDELRRRVGSEIQRLVEVDCYRGSRHRHGMPCRGQRTKTNARTKKGKRVAIAGKKKAPRK
- the LOC103853437 gene encoding uncharacterized protein LOC103853437; this translates as MGIRALKEVNKVAGLKLIWRLLTWDSLWGKWIKNNLLKRKCFWEVKKNTQAGSWMWRKLLKQRDTAKRFYKKKIGNGRSTSFWYENWSSKGILFERLGERGALVMGIRNEATVEEAVLKARRRKHRNTLLTEVEAKLTKVEEKISENLEDVCLWNWGRGIWFAQATPKFAFLAWLAMLNRLATMDRIEKWSQGVVWMLHIWEHLIKGILGRDFTTDWSEVVVLLLRVDNDKKRSLCTLYAFQTIVHTVWMERNKIRHGEKPLPLEVMKKRINKGVRNKLSIMRLKGGKGMENALQYWFSTRV